ttaacctctaattcaatttctaccatttttggtgatttttcaaagtcacacaactgttgctgtctaaactgtttttgttgctaaatgtactctttcataatttcactttttctcacttttctttttttactgatcaaagtcaatttctcgtctttcttgatttataataacacatttaacttatttaacactcacattattcaatttagtccaaaaatcacactttggaaaatttcatttttgcccctaaagtttcacagaattatgattttgcccctaggctcgtaaaataatttttattcaattttcttgcattttaggcttagtcgaaccattttaataactatagAAGTCCACAattctcacttattcacacacttgtgacatattttataacttttacaaattaatccttttaggtattttcatcgaaaatcacttagtaaaagacgttaatcacactccaaacattcatattcttccataaaacatcaaaatacatgcatatcattcatggttaaatttttaaacacaaaaccTAGTttaaaataatggtaaaaataggtaaatcttgttacgaggatttcaaaaacgtaaaaattattaaaaacggggctagaacggacttacaatcgagcttggaagcttgaaaaaccctagccatggtttctccatgcaatttttggactaggggttgaagatggacaaaaattggcttttaattttttttaattcattttaataactaaatgaccaaaatgcccttaatgaaaaactttggaaacatgcctaaccatgtccatttttgtccaccaacttaaccaatggtctaattaccatataaggacatccaatttaaatttcataacaattggatacctctaacatgtagatctcaacttttgtattttttacaatttagtccttttgactaaattaagtgcctaaacgtcaaaattttcgaacgaaattttcacaaaatcattttgtgaaatcatagaccataaaaatataataaaaactaaattttatcctcatcagatttgtggtcctgaaaccattattccgactaggcccaaaatcatgCTGTTACAGAAAAGCTCACATTCCCCTCTCttgtacaattcaatttttttcatgaaacaactttgaacgtcACAAATTTgcgaaccaaaatccaaatagttttcttctttgatcttCAACACTGACCCTcaaatcgacttggatctaaggtatgttcttctacttgttGATGAGTCCTGATCCATTGTACTGATCGTTGAATTGTTGATTGGAGCTCATTagtaaaactttttttaaataaaaaaaaaacttaagagcatagtgatttaaataaaaactttcaaatagtttagtttattaaatgaaaacatttgaatagttcaatgatcattttataactttttaaagttgagtaactaaaatgtaaacctattaataatttaatgacatcgggtgtaatttaccaaaaacacataatgacaaatttattacttaattaggaAGAAACACAAAAGTTAACATAAGTTGTTTGCTTGTctaaaggaaaatagaaataaaagctAGAGTGGGTGGTCTAATCACTATAATTGAGTCATTTCCATAGAAAGAAACTGTCCTTTTACATATgggaaaatttataattttggtatatgaattttatttttaaatgattggaagatagtaatttttttgagagataaaatttaaaattaaattattaaatttttactaaaaataaaattttgggatttaaaatattattcgaTTTAATGGGAGGGAAAAGCCCTTCTTTACTTCTCGTAtgatcttttaaatatataaatttaatttatatcaattgAGCTAGCTTGAAATGATTTCAACTAGTACTAATATGCAGGGTCcatttcttgaatatttttccaaaaatgtgAACCTCATGTACATGCCTTGCCAGAAACCTAACAACAATTATTGGAAATAGAATCATTGGATCATTCAAGTaccattttgaaaaaaaaaaaaacaaaattattgacCTATTGCTTATTATGAAGTCATTGGGTTTaatcttacaaatttaattcGATATTCTAAGTTGATTCTACAAAAGAAGAGTACATGCCTACTCAGAAGAAAATTTAGGGTTTCTTCTAAAAACCTAGAAGCCTAACCTAACAAAACTTAAATCTAATTatgggttttaatttaaaactaaataagatgaataaaatatcgTGTCAGTTGTAGATCTTATTTCACTTCATCGATGATTTAAATACCAGCCAGCAACGTTGGAGAGATAAATTGGCTTGTCAAGATAAGAGGTACGCAAACTTTCACAACGATATTGATGTTTGTTCATATTCATGGGCGGAGTTAGGGGGCTAGTCAGGGCCTCGACCCTTTTCAAAATGgaacttttcatttttagttctcttattatttataaaattttaaattaattatggtAAGATTGTATTTTGGGcctaaaaaatgagaaaattttgttttagtcctttgaaaacaataaaggTTAGACTattaaatggtgaaattacatttttgttaTTGTAAAAAGATACAACTTAATTCCACCCGtagaaaaaaacaaatcttGCTTAGCCTCAATCTATATTATAAGATATTGAGTCGATTTCTTGAGAAGGATCAAGATAAAGTTATAAAACTATAAGGATTTGTTAATGGTAGACAAACACCAAAGAGATCCAACTCAAGATTTGTTAAAaccaattataaaatatttagttgagaggaatgagtttttttttaagaatctTTCTAAAATATCAATACTTTGAAATTTGTAGTTGTTCTTTTTAACAATGTTGTTTTATGactcaatttatatttttcttcaagAGTATAACGTGCTTATCAATGCACtcaatatttatttgtatgattgaatattttctttgaaagataaatacattttttataaatattacaaacgGGTGTTTGACAAAAACTTTAACCACTCGTACATACAAGTCAAGACAATTATTACAGATATATATTTAAGCAACTTTATAACGATTCAAATATTAGAAAGAATGGGACAGACCTCATACCTGACGTATACACATAACAAGACTAGACACATATATTGTAATTGCGTATAATAAGACTcgaacttaaatattaaaaataaaaagtttcaagctttatcaataatattaacctttcaataaatattaataattttttttgtgtaattaaataatCAGTAGATTCGAATGGATAAAAGtaagaaagagaaaaaggaatTAGTGGGGGAAAACAAGGAGATACGAATCTAAGTTGAAAACACATTGTAGATTAGCATTAGTGAGTGGAGATTCCAGTAATCAAAGTAAAGCCCATCATTCATTCAAAAGCACTCTCACTGTTCATCCTTTTTCATAgcatacataaaaaaaatgcaataagcttgttttataaatgtttacattttactaataaacaatcaaattcattatttattaaaataaagtgtagTCAAATAACGGATCTTTACCCGCGTTACGATATATGGTAAGTTAAGAAAATGTCTGAGCAGTAAGCTTGTTACCAGTAAGTCAAGAGGTCATTTGCAAGCTCACCCTTCCGAGATGATCACCTGGACAATGGATGGtttaattttcattgagaacatgAAATTGTTAGTAACTAAACATCACGTGGGTTCAATTGTTTTATCTCATCAAGTCAGAGTTAATGATAGAATTTATCTTGTCACAAACATCCCCCATGCACTCTATAATGATGGCCAGATGGTTAATCCAATATGTTAACACCACCGTACACGAActttcacctataaatacctctAGAAACTATGAAGAAAGGACCGACTCTTCGAGAATAGTAAGCCTGCACTCTGTCAACACTCTTTTAACTTTCAACCCTTATATTCCCTTCACCTTTATTCTCTATAACTTTCGACTCTTCACCCTGATCAGATGAACCGACCTTTATAACAACCTCCACTACCCCTCTATACTCCCTCTTTTTTTTATCACTCTATCAACCTTCACTCTTTGCCTATAAAAGTGTATTGGAACCTAATTTTTAGCCAGAAGTTTAAAAAATGCCACTTGTAGTCGATGCCACGTAAGTAATTTGTTAGTggattaacaaaatttttaatagcaATGACTAGTTTGAACAATTATCTTAGTTAGaatgaataaattgagaaaaaaaattttaagtaaccAAAATAGGACAAACCTGATTTTAGAATGACCTTTGGATGTCGTTTACCCAATTTTGTAACATCTGATCTAAATATTATCTGccatcaaatattttcaaaagtttaCGAGTATccaaatctttacaatttattgtCGATAAAGTCTTGATTTGTTAGTAAAAGTGGAAGTCCTGAGtcttgaatatttaaatttgaaatttatgatatttaactatatataaattttaagactCCATTATATGCTGATGTCATATGTGAGTTTTAAtagttttgtataattttattttcactgaaattatttaatttcaacatCTTTATACTTGATTTTactataataattatatattctaTCTATTTTTCTCCCACACTAACGTCATTAACCACTTACTCAAATTATCAGCTATTTAAAGACCACTATCAAGAGCCAAGCTCTCTCCACTAGCTTGTGAGAGACGTCCCATCGGATTATCATAGTTGATACATAGGTATAGCATCAttttagcaaagaaaaaaaaaacaatcataaCCATGGGGTCTTCACAAAAAGCATGGAAAGGGTTTAGGGCTATGGATTCCTCATTTCACCTTCCTCCAATGAATTAAAAGCACTTTTCTCTTGTGCTTCACTCACATGGCTGCATGcatggaggaggaggaggaggatagGTTCCTACAGAGTAGCTAGCTAGCAGAGGCTTTGGCTAATGCAGTGGCAAACCGGCAAGTCACACAAAGGCAATGGACTCCATCTATGAGTTCTTCTTTATTCATGGCTATAATTTTATGCTTGTTTTTCTGGTATTTTTATTGGGTTCTTTTAAAggatgttttgaaatgtaatCTTGTTTTGTGATtgtcaaattttactattagaTTGTGATGGATTTTGCTTTGAAAGGCGTAATGTTGTTTTAGggatgttttgaaatgtaatCTTGTTTTGAAAAGCTTGGGAGTGTTTAAAATTCTGCTTAGAAGtgttaaaattaagaaatttgattttaaaatttaatctcaaCCTAAATAGTAGTTGTTAGCTCTATTCGGTTAAATTTCGATATTAGTCTTGTATTATGCAAAACGTTGTGAATTGAGTTCATGTTCtcttattgaattattattaattttatacttttgatttgaaatttcaatcttaacACAACCATAAGCAGTGTAAATCCATTGATTGAgggttttttaataatatatgaaaatagcAAGTTAAAATGCCATTACATAATTGATATTATGTTTATCatataagattttgaaaataatttaatttaattaatttaacaattatcaatTGATTAAGActgaaactttaaaatttgaaaataacaatgattaaaatgaccaaataaaaTAAGGAGATCAAATCCATAACTTACATATAGTATAtagattaataacaaaatttaaccttttaaaatttgtagaaGTTAATGTTTGgttaaatatgatatatatatatatatatatatatatatattcattcttTGTATGATATAAGTATTTTCAATAGTTTTTTATTGGTTTGTagaaaagaatttttaataaattgagtgtaagtattgaatataaatatttgtacgAGATAAgtatgttgatttttttaaaaaattcatactattaaaaatatatattttaaaaaccatGAAGGTTGTTATGAAAGAATTGGGTTAATTGATAAAGTGACTTTGAGAAGCTGCATGATagtcaaaatatatatatttttatctatctTGGGTTCAGATGTAGGTGTAGATACAGTGTTCgtctcacacacatatatatatatatatatatatatatattcgattaagatgagttttattatattgccattatcaatttatattatattcatatgATAATTATCAACAATcattgaaattatcaattaagacAAAGTTATTTACAACAATGTCCGTACCAAATCTCTCTCACTTTTTGACCTTTACATTAGCATCCACATAAATGAGTATCGAATACAAGATTGTGCTTAACATaagtatgttcaattttttaaaaatacttaaatataaaaatatgtttggcatgggtattttaaaaaaaaaattagagttagATTGAGAAAGACGAGGATTATTAGTGtcattaagaaaataaagatggGGAGACAAAAGATGTAGAAAACTTTTAAGATCTTTATTGCTGACAAATGCCATTTATGCCTAAGATTTCATGTTCACTTTTCAGCAAATAAATTCCAAATGTTTCAGTAACATGGCAAAAGGGAAATCTAATGAAAATGACCCACTTGAAacggagaaaaaaaaaacagagaccGAACATGAACCCGAACCGACAACTTAGGCAGCGGCACTGATGTATTGGATAGCTTGCTGGCAAATACCGGTCATCGTAGCTTCGGGACCATAAACCTACGAGAGAAACACGCCGAATAGGAAACAAAAATATcagcaaatttttttattttggaaaatgttGTAGACCAATAATCGTTTGTCTATATGGTATGGATACCTCGATAGGGATTCCGATTTCCTCTCCAAGTGCCCGCATTTTCGCGAGGCCCCTCTGGTAATTTGGACCTCCTCTCCTCACGTATAGCATCATCCGAGCGGCTTTGAGCTTTGATTCCTGTATAAATTTGGACGTACGGTTATTATTAGTAAGTAAAGGCGGACAACGAGAGAAGCAAAACAGTGAAAACACCACTATAGTGAAGCTTACCTTCTCCTTCAAGGCTCGGATAATGCCGTTAAATGTAGCACCGACATCAGTAAAGTTGGCTATTCCTCCGCCAATTACGAGGGCTCTTTTGCGACCATCAGGGTCTGCGGTTGCACACTATcaaggaaaaatgaaattatttgtaCAGCCAAAATCACATGCTTAAGATGCTTATGATTGCATTGTAAGTTTTACATCAGAAATTACTCAAATAATGTTTTGTGGTGCCTTCAAGAAAAGTTAGAGACGGCATTAACCGATCAAGTACAAGATCCTGATTTCTACTTTTAGCAACATTGTAATGTGAATGAAGGGCTAGAGTTCCTTACATCAATAACTACTCTGGCATACTGCAATACTTCCTCTTCGTTGGGTGCTCCACTGTATTCTGCATAATTTCCGAGCTCAGAAGCAAAACCAAGATCTCCAACCTGATCAGGCAATGAATTACACAAGTAAATCAAACACATTACTGATATCTTAAAATTGCAGGGTTTTTAGTCCTATATTGAGAACCCggaaagtgaaaagaaaataaccCACCGTATCAGCGTAGATGACACTTGCACCTCCTCCAGCTACCATTGTCCAAATGCGTCCCTTAGGGTTCAACACCGTAAATTTCAACGATGCACTGGTCtgcaatatatattttttaagttaataccGTACGTGTGGATGAAGCTATTAAATGAACTGCAACATGTTTTAAACCATTTTTTCCGGAGAAGAGTTCATATATTGTGAAATAGATGGAAAACGGAACAGAGGATTCGGGGTGATTGATAAAATGTCCATATGTTATCATATACAGCTCGAGGTTCCCGTCCAATTGGGTGATTAGcaaataaaagaagattgtGCATGCAAGGCGAACTATCTATTAAATCTAACATACCTTCTCGTCTAGCCCGTGAATATAGCTTTCGGTTGCACTCATAACTCTTCCAAAAGGCATTGGGAATTCGATATTACCCCACCtacaaaagaaatgaaattgcatcagatgaattttattgatactCCACATAGCATGTTGAAACAATAAATTGATCAAACTACTGATAAAGGGGGGGTATATATACTTCTTGAAGTTCTTGAAAGCAGCAGTGTCATCCAGCTCGCCTCTCATGTCTAAAGGATAAGGCTTTCCGTCAACCAGCGTGAAAGGGTTCATCTCGAGGAAAGTGAAATCCAGATCTGACATTTTCGAACTCGAAAAAGTTAATTACAAAGTACCGAATGTCAGTTTGAATAGTTTTAGATTCAAGAAAGATATATATATGCCATACCTTGAAACAGATTAAAGATCACTTTGATGAACTCCTCGATTTCTCCTTTGATCTATAATGAAAACAACATATATTTAGTTAAAGATTGAAAGAGCATGTTACAGTATGCATACGTTTTGATTTGCTGATGTAGTAGGAAAATCTATCTGATGAAGTTGTCCGTATGAAGACGAAGAAACATGCTCGAGTTAAGCAAAGACGGCTCAatgaatcattaattatttggaaaaattacctcCAAGGGAAGGGTTGCAACAAGTGGAGCACAAGTTTCTGATGTCAAAAGCAACCCGGTTGGGACAAATATGGTCTTGACCTATATGAAGGGTACCTCAACTTAGTTAGGAAACTATTAAGGTAAAATCG
The sequence above is a segment of the Gossypium raimondii isolate GPD5lz chromosome 4, ASM2569854v1, whole genome shotgun sequence genome. Coding sequences within it:
- the LOC105780193 gene encoding ATP-citrate synthase alpha chain protein 1; this encodes MARKKIREYDSKRLLKEHFKRLSGRDLPIKSAQITESTDFDQLVEKEPWLSSQKLVVKPDMLFGKRGKSGLVGLNLDFAQVIAFVKERLGKEVEMSGCKGPVTTFIVEPFIPHNEEFYLNIVSERLGCSISFSECGGIEIEENWDKVKTIFVPTGLLLTSETCAPLVATLPLEIKGEIEEFIKVIFNLFQDLDFTFLEMNPFTLVDGKPYPLDMRGELDDTAAFKNFKKWGNIEFPMPFGRVMSATESYIHGLDEKTSASLKFTVLNPKGRIWTMVAGGGASVIYADTVGDLGFASELGNYAEYSGAPNEEEVLQYARVVIDCATADPDGRKRALVIGGGIANFTDVGATFNGIIRALKEKESKLKAARMMLYVRRGGPNYQRGLAKMRALGEEIGIPIEVYGPEATMTGICQQAIQYISAAA